Proteins from one Homalodisca vitripennis isolate AUS2020 chromosome 3, UT_GWSS_2.1, whole genome shotgun sequence genomic window:
- the LOC124357486 gene encoding growth arrest and DNA damage-inducible proteins-interacting protein 1, which produces MNTLAKVSLNALNHHEKSRLALLLNVCIPKRNFEISTREEKLPEVQEDESIQERELEIERIRDKSRLKPQHRNMLFNKLPYSQPMTESHLTIKYNRKMYGRYGSESGVNPGIMWPTKTDVVLRKEYEKVAYPFTIQELVIQAKTEIEQKELDNQKIHERVIANLSKLESWKKDLKEKIAKQEAVALAAKEKKDKLIEEVRRHFGFTVDPRDEKFKEMLAAKEKEQKKKDKQARLDERERKAIAKLMAKNEALLSSSNSADRNS; this is translated from the coding sequence atgaacacGTTGGCCAAAGTTTCTTTAAATGCACTAAATCATCATGAAAAATCTCGATTAGCAttgcttttaaatgtttgtattcctAAAAGAAACTTTGAGATTTCAACCAGAGAAGAGAAGTTACCAGAAGTACAAGAGGATGAATCAATTCAAGAAAGGGAACTAGAAATTGAAAGGATTAGAGATAAATCAAGACTGAAACCTCAACATCGCAATATGCTGTTCAATAAACTACCATATTCGCAACCAATGACTGAAAGTCATTTGACTATCAAATATAACCGTAAAATGTATGGAAGATATGGGAGTGAAAGTGGTGTAAATCCAGGTATTATGTGGCCCACAAAAACTGATGTAGTGTTAAGAAAAGAATATGAAAAAGTTGCATACCCATTTACAATTCAAGAGTTAGTAATACAAGCCAAAACTGAAATCGAGCAAAAGGAGTTAGACAATCAAAAAATTCATGAACGTGTCATTGCAAATTTGTCTAAATTAGAATCATGGAAAAaggatttaaaagaaaaaatagcaAAACAGGAAGCAGTAGCATTGGCAGCAAAGgagaaaaaagataaattaatcgAAGAAGTTCGGCGACATTTTGGTTTTACAGTTGATCCACgagatgaaaaatttaaagaaatgctAGCAgcgaaagaaaaagaacaaaagaaGAAAGATAAACAAGCCAGGCTTGATGAACGTGAAAGAAAAGCAATAGCAAAACTAATGGCTAAAAATGAAGCCCTTCTATCATCTTCAAATAGTGCTGATAGAAACTCTTAA
- the LOC124357485 gene encoding probable serine/threonine-protein kinase clkA produces the protein MFNSNANNDSESIDYEFFESEGSHVKMYGELKQNDCSKIVTKAIIETNPSKLDEFGGSLQNSKRYFKRKSIYNEEGDQCKIYNNQFSYSPSSSVEKTFIDGCLDESLLNCLAYNEDNYENQDSFSCLSDDKECSNNSLSDSTITSVTSDFTSVSLFSCLSDSSCITDGSLDSSTPQNDTENYCTENVSTSNYHEHQDNGIKNVSNESLKENDQLHFEKCIEVKENHSLKDEYVNEEKFEDGLENHYNENCEQIRDDDNFESEQVQRSPISDSDEESDENDNDNCVEENNESDNENWVEKPISVDNDSCENSNNSICYESDYETESIKENENTSEKNSNISVLEEELEDISLTTQLSSKSLSLRSPLCRSLNKIRARRKECNLSFSREELIKIERDNLTLLKKIMAHAKPRTVSLNQPFSHKKTSAAINRAKQQKKIDQDNYILYSKISAMGRMKKVF, from the exons ATGTTCAATTCAAATGCAAATAATGACAGTGAGAGTATTGATTATGAGTTTTTCGAAAGCGAAGGAAGTCACGTAAAAATGTATGGGGAGTTGAAGCAGAATGATTGTTCTAAAATAGTAACAAAGGCAATCATAGAGACAAATCCTTCAAAGTTAGATGAATTTGGAGGTAGCCTTCAGAACTCAAAACGTTATTTTAagagaaaatcaatttataatgAAGAAGGTGATCAGTGCAAgatttataataatcaattttcATACAGTCCTTCATCTTCAGTGGAGAAAACCTTCATAGATGGATGTTTAGATGAATCATTATTGAACTGTTTAGCCTATAATGAAGACAATTATGAAAATCAAGATTCATTTTCTTGCTTATCAGATGACAAAGAATGCTCAAACAATTCATTAAGTGATAGTACAATTACCTCAGTAACTTCAGATTTTACTAGTGTCTCCCTGTTTTCATGTTTATCAGACTCAAGTTGTATAACTGATGGGTCGTTGGATTCCTCTACACCACAAAATGATACTGAAAATTATTGCACTGAAAATGTTAGTACAAGTAATTATCATGAACATCAAGATAATGGTATAAAGAATGTTAGCAATGAAAGTTTAAAGGAAAACGATcagttacattttgaaaaatgcaTTGAGGTTAAAGAAAATCATAGTCTGAAAGATGAATATGTAAATGAGGAAAAATTTGAAGATGGATTAGAAAATCATTATAATGAGAATTGTGAACAGATTAGAGATGATGATAATTTTGAGTCCGAGCAAGTCCAAAGGAGTCCAATAAGTGACAGTGATGAAGAAAGTGATGAAAACGATAACGATAACTGTgttgaagaaaataatgaaagCGATAATGAAAACTGGGTTGAGAAACCAATTTCTGTTGATAATGACAGTTGTGAAAATTCAAATAACTCAATTTGTTATGAATCTGATTATGAAACTGAAAgcataaaagaaaatgaaaatacatcGGAAAAAAATTCTAACATTTCTGTATTGGAGGAAGAATTGGAGGATATTTCACTGACAACTCAGCTTAGTTCAAAGTCTCTTTCATTAAGATCTCCACTGTGTCGAAGTTTAAACAAAATTCGAGCTAGGAGGAAAGAATGCAACCTGTCATTTAGTCGAgaggaattaattaaaattgaaagagacaatttaactttactaaaaaaaattatggctCATGCAAAACCGAGAACTGTTAGTCTCAACCAGCCATTTAGTCATAAGAAGACAAGTGCTGCTATAAATAGAgcaaaacaacaaaagaaaattgaTCAAGATAATTAT ATTCTCTACAGCAAAATCAGTGCAATGGGAAGAATGAAAAAGGTGTTCTGA